In Fibrobacter succinogenes, a single window of DNA contains:
- a CDS encoding DASS family sodium-coupled anion symporter: MTKAKLIKLIIASVLAIAALFVPYEALGFVGDHALNPLEIRVIAIFVMAALFWILQPFPIWSTSMFVIVLMILTLSNSALIPFRVEGVEPLKFKAIMATFADPIIMLFLGGFFLASAACKYNMDKNLARVLLKPFGKDPKWVLLGLMIITAVFSMFMSNTATAAMMLAILGPVLKLFDANDRGKAAFALAIPLGANIGGMGTPIGTPPNAIALGALQSSGFNISFGQWMEFGVPYVIVMMVIAWILLLKLYPIKMKEMNLDIEGANGFDKSPRAIIVYVTFAVCVLLWVTGKNVHGLNDNVIAMIPMAVFALTGVITKKDLNEMSWDVLWLVAGGFALGLGLQQTGLAKDLINAIPFNTWSPFVLMVGCGFICLFMANFMSHTSTASLLVPIFIVVAMSCKENLAPLGGVTSLMVAVAFASSLGMCLPISTPPNALAHATGYTDTHGMAITGIVMGVGGLVLSWIMMFGLSKINFFEDPAEVAAAPAAVAAPAPAAPVYAKPAETIAEPATVAIPADSAAKVVVDSAAAK; encoded by the coding sequence ATGACAAAAGCAAAACTCATCAAACTCATTATTGCATCGGTGCTCGCCATCGCTGCCCTCTTCGTCCCGTACGAAGCCCTTGGCTTCGTGGGTGACCACGCGTTGAACCCTCTCGAAATCCGCGTCATCGCAATCTTTGTGATGGCTGCTCTTTTCTGGATCCTTCAACCGTTCCCAATCTGGTCCACCTCCATGTTCGTCATCGTGCTGATGATCCTCACGCTTTCTAACTCGGCTCTTATCCCGTTCCGCGTGGAAGGTGTTGAACCGCTCAAGTTCAAGGCAATCATGGCTACGTTTGCCGACCCGATCATCATGCTCTTCTTGGGTGGCTTCTTCCTTGCTTCTGCCGCTTGCAAGTACAACATGGACAAGAACCTTGCCCGTGTGCTCCTCAAGCCGTTCGGAAAGGATCCGAAGTGGGTGCTCCTTGGCCTCATGATCATCACTGCCGTGTTCTCCATGTTCATGAGCAACACCGCAACTGCTGCCATGATGCTTGCTATCCTTGGCCCGGTGCTCAAGTTGTTCGATGCCAATGACCGTGGTAAAGCCGCTTTTGCCCTTGCCATCCCGCTCGGTGCAAACATCGGTGGTATGGGTACTCCGATTGGAACGCCTCCTAACGCTATTGCCCTTGGCGCTCTCCAGTCCAGCGGCTTCAACATCTCGTTTGGCCAGTGGATGGAATTTGGCGTTCCGTATGTGATTGTCATGATGGTTATTGCTTGGATTTTGCTCCTCAAGCTTTATCCGATCAAGATGAAGGAAATGAACCTCGATATTGAAGGTGCCAATGGCTTTGACAAGAGCCCGCGTGCTATTATCGTTTACGTTACCTTCGCAGTGTGCGTACTTTTGTGGGTGACCGGTAAGAATGTCCATGGTCTTAACGACAACGTGATTGCTATGATCCCGATGGCTGTGTTTGCATTGACGGGCGTGATTACCAAGAAAGACCTCAACGAAATGAGCTGGGACGTTCTTTGGCTCGTGGCTGGTGGCTTTGCTCTTGGCCTCGGCTTGCAGCAGACTGGCCTTGCAAAGGATCTCATCAACGCTATTCCGTTCAACACTTGGTCTCCGTTCGTCCTCATGGTCGGTTGTGGATTCATTTGCCTCTTCATGGCTAACTTCATGAGCCACACTTCTACCGCAAGCTTGCTCGTGCCGATTTTCATCGTCGTTGCCATGAGCTGCAAGGAAAACCTCGCTCCGCTCGGTGGCGTAACTTCCTTGATGGTTGCTGTCGCTTTTGCAAGCTCCCTCGGTATGTGCCTCCCGATTTCTACGCCTCCTAACGCTCTTGCCCATGCAACCGGTTACACGGATACGCATGGTATGGCTATTACGGGTATCGTAATGGGTGTCGGTGGTCTTGTGCTTTCTTGGATCATGATGTTCGGTCTTTCCAAGATCAACTTCTTCGAAGATCCGGCTGAAGTTGCCGCTGCTCCGGCTGCTGTTGCCGCCCCGGCTCCTGCCGCACCTGTTTATGCAAAGCCGGCTGAAACAATCGCTGAACCGGCCACTGTCGCCATCCCGGCTGACTCCGCCGCTAAGGTTGTTGTTGATAGCGCTGCCGCTAAGTAA
- a CDS encoding A24 family peptidase → MQEIPLWYWLIVFFGLGACVGSFYNVIVYRMPRGISLINPPSHCPLCKKRIPIYYNLPIVGWLWLRGKTACCHKPLNVIYPIGESLCGLLGALALYSASGFGTDLSRPVLSPETWANAAAMFWLLLGAYPVCAVDYKYKLIPDSISVGGIVAGLLISIVPGGITPFQSLLGAVLAGGGLYLLGWIATKVLKKDAMGFGDVKLLAGYGALMGVTGAVETLLVAAMLGVLVMVPYGMIKNKAARGKANSAVNSVAKNENEPENEENGQIPFGPFLAIAAPVMYLWGDALLDVYLKFVLGE, encoded by the coding sequence ATGCAAGAAATTCCACTTTGGTACTGGTTAATTGTGTTTTTTGGCCTTGGAGCCTGTGTCGGGAGCTTCTATAACGTCATCGTGTATCGTATGCCGCGCGGAATTTCGCTGATAAACCCGCCTTCGCACTGCCCGCTTTGCAAAAAAAGAATTCCTATCTACTATAATTTGCCGATTGTGGGGTGGCTTTGGCTGCGTGGCAAGACCGCTTGCTGTCATAAGCCGCTTAATGTGATTTATCCGATTGGCGAAAGCCTTTGCGGGCTCCTCGGTGCGCTTGCACTTTATTCGGCATCGGGCTTTGGGACAGACTTGTCGCGGCCTGTTTTATCGCCAGAGACTTGGGCGAATGCCGCTGCTATGTTTTGGCTTTTGCTTGGAGCGTATCCGGTGTGCGCGGTGGATTACAAGTACAAACTCATTCCTGATTCCATCTCGGTGGGCGGTATTGTCGCGGGCCTTTTGATTTCGATCGTGCCGGGCGGCATTACGCCATTCCAGAGCTTGCTCGGGGCTGTTCTTGCTGGCGGTGGACTTTATCTGCTCGGCTGGATAGCTACTAAGGTTTTGAAAAAAGACGCTATGGGTTTTGGCGATGTCAAGCTATTGGCTGGCTATGGCGCCTTGATGGGCGTGACCGGCGCTGTGGAAACTCTTTTGGTGGCTGCAATGCTTGGCGTTTTGGTGATGGTTCCATATGGAATGATTAAGAATAAAGCGGCAAGAGGTAAGGCAAATAGTGCCGTTAATAGCGTTGCAAAAAATGAAAATGAGCCTGAAAACGAAGAGAACGGGCAAATTCCGTTTGGCCCGTTCCTTGCAATCGCTGCCCCCGTCATGTACCTCTGGGGCGATGCCCTGCTTGATGTTTATCTGAAATTTGTTCTTGGGGAGTAG
- a CDS encoding efflux RND transporter periplasmic adaptor subunit, protein MKKLLKTIIVIAVLAAVAFGVKSFFFNTDATSQAGALISTKVVTDTIKTTISATGTLEPVDQVEVGTQVSGDIAKINVDFNSKVKKGQIIAELDKSKLQSTLKQTTISYKSAENDLNYKQSTYNRIKRLAESKSASAVELEQAEYNLNAAKLSVEQRKNEVAQAKLNLSYATIKSPIDGIVLKRAVDVGQTVAASMSTPTLFVIAKDLSQMKVMAAVDEADIGQVKTGQRVTFTVDAFQNDTFNGTVQEVRLNPTTTSNVVTYTVVITAENPEQKLLPGMTATCTIVTQEITDAVTIPVKALKFTPAAGTPMMDPKDMPRPQRPKTAEAGDNFPPPPPGMGPGMAGPNAGAKKKHKKPRLEGDHVWININGKAAPRRVKIGLSDGVNVQILRGLNVGDSVVTSQETISEKGVSETSAKSPFMPQRPGKKKK, encoded by the coding sequence ATGAAAAAACTCTTGAAAACCATCATCGTTATTGCCGTGCTCGCGGCAGTCGCCTTTGGCGTCAAATCATTCTTCTTTAACACAGATGCAACAAGCCAAGCAGGTGCACTCATAAGCACCAAGGTAGTCACGGACACTATCAAGACGACCATTTCGGCAACGGGTACGTTGGAACCGGTCGACCAGGTGGAAGTCGGTACGCAGGTTTCTGGCGACATCGCTAAAATTAACGTGGATTTCAATTCCAAGGTCAAGAAAGGCCAAATCATTGCGGAACTCGACAAGTCCAAGTTGCAATCGACTTTAAAGCAGACGACGATTTCGTACAAGAGTGCCGAAAACGACTTGAACTACAAACAAAGCACGTACAACCGCATCAAGAGGCTCGCCGAGAGCAAGAGCGCTAGCGCCGTCGAACTGGAGCAGGCAGAATACAACTTAAATGCGGCCAAGCTTTCCGTTGAACAACGCAAGAACGAAGTCGCTCAGGCAAAACTGAACTTGAGCTACGCCACCATCAAAAGCCCGATTGACGGCATTGTCTTAAAGCGAGCCGTTGATGTAGGCCAGACGGTTGCAGCCTCCATGAGCACCCCGACATTATTTGTAATCGCTAAGGATTTGAGCCAGATGAAAGTCATGGCCGCCGTTGACGAAGCCGACATCGGACAAGTTAAGACAGGCCAGCGAGTCACGTTTACCGTCGATGCATTCCAGAACGATACGTTCAACGGCACCGTGCAAGAAGTTCGCCTGAACCCGACTACGACCAGCAATGTGGTAACTTATACGGTCGTCATCACGGCTGAGAACCCGGAACAAAAGCTTTTGCCGGGCATGACCGCCACCTGCACTATTGTCACGCAAGAAATTACGGACGCCGTAACGATTCCGGTCAAGGCACTCAAGTTTACGCCAGCTGCAGGAACCCCGATGATGGATCCAAAAGACATGCCGCGCCCACAGCGCCCGAAGACAGCCGAAGCTGGAGACAATTTTCCGCCACCGCCACCAGGCATGGGACCAGGCATGGCCGGTCCGAATGCCGGAGCCAAGAAAAAGCACAAGAAGCCTAGACTTGAAGGCGACCACGTGTGGATCAACATCAACGGAAAGGCAGCACCGCGCCGCGTGAAGATAGGTTTAAGTGACGGCGTGAACGTCCAGATTTTACGCGGGCTAAACGTTGGCGATTCCGTTGTTACAAGCCAAGAAACGATTTCGGAAAAGGGTGTAAGCGAAACAAGCGCTAAAAGCCCGTTCATGCCACAGAGACCAGGGAAAAAGAAGAAATAG
- a CDS encoding cation diffusion facilitator family transporter, with the protein MTRVRKKDDSAEVRKVTWVGLGWNAALSVAKLVVGVVGNSQALVADAIHSASDFATDVAVIVGSHFWNSPPDAEHPYGHRRFETLVTIGIGLAVAAVGVGIGYKSVLALLAGEVSHPEMSVAIMALASILVKEGLFRYTRNAGRKIRSQALEANAWHHRSDSFSSIPVLVAVIFAILLPEMWFADSVGALIVAFFIMHSAIEIAAPGLHQLVDRGANPEILENLRNLALSHPKVISLHGLRSRYVGSDLHVDVHIVVDDQMTLKDAHDVAEEVEQRLIDSDENVVDALVHIDPYNAKRYTQDEIKTIDK; encoded by the coding sequence ATGACTCGCGTACGCAAAAAAGACGACAGTGCAGAAGTCCGCAAGGTAACTTGGGTAGGACTTGGCTGGAACGCTGCACTTTCTGTTGCTAAATTAGTCGTTGGCGTTGTTGGAAATTCCCAAGCGCTTGTTGCAGATGCTATACACAGTGCATCTGATTTTGCGACTGATGTTGCCGTTATCGTTGGGAGCCATTTTTGGAACTCCCCGCCCGATGCTGAGCATCCCTATGGGCATAGGCGATTCGAAACGCTTGTCACTATTGGCATAGGGCTTGCGGTTGCCGCTGTAGGTGTAGGTATTGGGTATAAATCCGTTCTAGCGCTTTTGGCGGGCGAAGTGTCGCATCCGGAAATGTCGGTTGCGATTATGGCGCTCGCGTCCATCCTTGTGAAAGAGGGGCTATTCCGTTACACGCGCAATGCGGGCCGAAAAATCCGTAGCCAGGCGCTAGAAGCGAATGCTTGGCACCACCGTAGCGATTCCTTTAGTTCGATTCCGGTGCTAGTGGCGGTTATTTTTGCCATTTTGCTCCCGGAGATGTGGTTTGCGGATTCCGTTGGTGCGTTGATTGTGGCATTTTTTATTATGCATTCGGCGATTGAAATTGCGGCTCCGGGGCTCCATCAGCTAGTAGATCGCGGCGCGAACCCAGAGATTCTTGAAAATTTACGAAATTTGGCACTTTCACACCCGAAAGTCATTAGTTTGCATGGACTCCGTTCTCGTTACGTTGGAAGTGACCTGCATGTAGATGTTCATATTGTCGTGGATGACCAAATGACTTTGAAAGATGCTCATGACGTGGCCGAAGAAGTGGAACAACGATTGATTGATTCCGACGAAAACGTTGTGGATGCGCTGGTCCATATCGACCCCTATAACGCCAAACGCTATACCCAAGACGAAATTAAGACGATAGATAAGTAG
- a CDS encoding aldo/keto reductase — protein MVLEEFYKLNNGQRIPKIALGTWQTPNDVVATAVAAAIEAGYRHIDTAIAYENEAGVGVGLKAALKSTGIHRESIFVTTKIPAEVKNYDDAVRCIQESMDRLDAFHIDMMLIHAPRPWSEMDSTSGNRYYKENLEVWKALEEAYEAGKLRAIGVSNFEISDLNNLLAGARVVPAVNQIRVHIGHVPKDLIDFCEQCGILVEAYSPNATGRLLKVPKICAIAEKYHVSVPQLASRFVLQLGLLPLPKSVHDDRIRQNAQLDFEINSNDMAKLLKLDGL, from the coding sequence ATGGTACTTGAAGAATTTTACAAGCTGAATAATGGTCAGCGAATCCCGAAAATTGCGTTAGGAACGTGGCAAACGCCAAATGATGTTGTTGCAACGGCTGTTGCAGCTGCTATTGAGGCTGGCTATCGCCATATTGATACTGCAATTGCATACGAAAACGAAGCTGGAGTTGGGGTTGGACTCAAGGCTGCGTTAAAGTCTACTGGAATCCATCGTGAAAGTATTTTTGTCACGACGAAGATTCCGGCCGAAGTGAAAAATTATGATGATGCCGTGCGCTGTATCCAGGAATCGATGGATCGTCTAGACGCATTCCATATCGATATGATGCTCATCCATGCACCACGCCCGTGGAGCGAAATGGATTCGACTTCAGGGAACCGCTATTATAAAGAAAATCTCGAAGTTTGGAAAGCTCTCGAAGAGGCGTACGAGGCTGGAAAACTCCGTGCGATTGGCGTATCGAATTTTGAAATTAGTGACTTGAACAACTTGCTTGCTGGAGCGCGTGTGGTTCCGGCGGTGAATCAGATTCGTGTGCACATTGGGCATGTTCCGAAAGATTTGATTGATTTTTGTGAACAGTGCGGAATTTTGGTTGAAGCGTATTCTCCGAATGCGACTGGGCGCCTTTTGAAAGTGCCTAAAATTTGTGCCATTGCTGAAAAGTATCATGTTTCGGTGCCGCAACTTGCAAGTCGCTTTGTGTTACAGCTTGGACTGCTTCCTCTTCCTAAATCTGTTCACGATGATCGCATTCGCCAAAATGCCCAATTAGACTTCGAAATTAATTCGAATGATATGGCAAAATTGCTTAAGCTAGATGGACTATAA